The Deinococcus wulumuqiensis R12 genome has a window encoding:
- the cdaA gene encoding diadenylate cyclase CdaA gives MSDLPSLSSLNLIGVTLRDLLDILLVAALLYHGYKLVAGTRAVNVVRGIMVFAGVWVAARLLGLVTLTDLLGRAGTVGLFALVVLFQPELRAALERVGRPRGAAERDGAALQDLARALERLAERKTGALVAIERRTPLGEYAATGVPLDAVVSVPFLEALFARNAPLHDGGVIVQGARVVAAGCLFPLQASDGTYRRYGTRHRAAIGLSEVTDAVVLIVSEERGSMRIALNGRLGPDLTPTELREQLRELVYERGDLPSAAVAVPAAAEGRA, from the coding sequence TTGTCTGACCTGCCTAGCCTCTCCAGCCTGAACCTGATCGGCGTCACCCTGCGCGACCTGCTCGATATTTTGCTGGTCGCCGCCCTGCTGTATCACGGCTACAAGCTGGTGGCCGGCACGCGGGCGGTGAACGTGGTGCGCGGCATCATGGTGTTCGCCGGGGTGTGGGTGGCGGCGCGGCTGCTGGGGCTGGTCACGCTGACCGACCTGCTGGGCCGGGCGGGAACGGTGGGCCTGTTCGCGCTGGTGGTGCTGTTTCAGCCCGAACTGCGGGCGGCGCTGGAGCGGGTCGGGCGACCACGCGGCGCTGCCGAACGCGACGGCGCGGCGCTTCAGGACCTCGCCCGCGCCCTGGAACGCCTCGCCGAGCGCAAGACCGGCGCCCTGGTCGCCATCGAGCGCCGCACGCCGCTGGGCGAATACGCCGCCACCGGGGTGCCGCTCGACGCCGTGGTGAGCGTGCCGTTTCTGGAAGCGCTGTTTGCCCGCAACGCCCCGCTGCACGACGGCGGGGTTATCGTGCAGGGCGCCCGCGTGGTGGCCGCCGGGTGCCTGTTTCCCTTGCAGGCGAGCGACGGCACCTACCGGCGCTACGGCACCCGGCACCGCGCCGCCATCGGGCTGTCCGAAGTCACCGACGCGGTGGTGCTCATCGTGAGCGAGGAGCGTGGCAGCATGCGCATTGCCCTGAACGGGCGCCTGGGACCGGACCTGACCCCCACCGAACTGCGCGAGCAACTGCGCGAACTCGTCTACGAACGCGGTGACTTGCCCAGCGCTGCGGTTGCGGTGCCTGCGGCGGCAGAGGGCCGGGCGTGA
- the ddrC gene encoding DNA damage response protein DdrC yields the protein MKNAPLTLNFGSVRLPVSADGFLHAPTARQQLGLTQSWEAALVEHGLPETYRDFGAGPEAAVSVPDFVALAFALDTPEARRWHRRARDLLARAMQGDVRLAAQIAERNPEPGARRWLAARLESTGARRELLATVARHGGEGRVYGQLGSISNRTVLGKDSASVRQERGVKATRDGLTSAELLRMAYIDTVTARAIQEREARGNAAILHLHEQVARSERQSWEQAGQVRRVG from the coding sequence ATGAAGAACGCTCCGCTGACCCTCAATTTCGGCTCCGTTCGGCTGCCTGTCAGCGCGGACGGTTTCCTCCACGCCCCCACCGCCCGGCAGCAACTCGGTCTCACCCAGAGCTGGGAAGCTGCCCTGGTCGAACACGGCCTGCCCGAGACGTACCGCGACTTCGGTGCTGGCCCCGAGGCCGCCGTCAGCGTGCCCGATTTCGTGGCCCTGGCGTTTGCCCTCGACACCCCCGAGGCCCGGCGCTGGCACAGGCGGGCACGGGACCTGCTGGCCCGCGCCATGCAGGGAGACGTGCGCCTCGCCGCGCAGATTGCCGAGCGCAACCCCGAACCCGGCGCCCGGCGCTGGCTGGCGGCCCGACTGGAAAGCACCGGCGCCCGGCGCGAACTGCTCGCCACTGTCGCTCGGCACGGCGGCGAGGGCCGGGTGTACGGACAACTCGGCAGCATCAGCAACCGCACCGTGCTCGGCAAGGACAGCGCCTCGGTGCGGCAGGAACGCGGCGTCAAGGCCACCCGTGACGGCCTGACCAGCGCCGAACTGCTGCGAATGGCCTACATCGACACCGTGACCGCCCGCGCCATTCAGGAGCGCGAGGCGCGGGGCAACGCCGCCATCCTGCACCTGCACGAACAGGTCGCCCGCAGCGAGCGCCAGAGCTGGGAGCAGGCCGGGCAGGTGCGGCGCGTGGGGTGA
- a CDS encoding NUDIX domain-containing protein: MSSLSELRAVWGQRALPAVGVSVLLQDGAGRVLLQRRGDDGGWGVIGGGLEPGEDFLSAAHRELLEETGLRCPNLRLLPLDTGLVGGPEFWHRYPNGDEVYLVGLRTEGTVPAAALDSACPDDSGETLELRWFALDGLPPLSSNINRESMNVLRARRGLPPLPRLDVPPPPPPGHWLRELRALVGSRPLMTPGANVAVTNERGEVLLLKHAGTGRWTLPGGSLEPGESFAECAARELREKTGLRAASLIPLEMFAGAEYRFTYLNGDVIDNISVLFRAGDVSGEFALDLTERHGAAWFAPDALPPVGELSGPLIRAQVEGWRRLGPGAS, translated from the coding sequence ATGTCCTCCCTGTCCGAACTTCGCGCCGTGTGGGGCCAGCGTGCGCTGCCTGCGGTGGGCGTGAGTGTGCTGCTGCAAGACGGGGCGGGCCGCGTTCTGCTGCAGCGCCGGGGCGACGACGGGGGGTGGGGCGTCATCGGCGGCGGGCTGGAACCCGGCGAAGACTTTCTGAGTGCCGCGCACCGCGAACTGCTCGAGGAAACCGGGCTGCGCTGCCCGAACCTGCGCCTGCTGCCGCTGGACACCGGCCTGGTGGGCGGGCCGGAGTTCTGGCACCGCTACCCGAATGGCGACGAGGTGTATCTGGTCGGCCTGCGAACCGAAGGCACGGTGCCCGCCGCCGCCCTGGACAGCGCCTGCCCCGACGACAGCGGCGAGACGCTGGAGCTGCGCTGGTTCGCGCTGGACGGGTTGCCGCCGCTGAGCAGCAACATCAACCGCGAGAGCATGAACGTGCTGCGGGCACGGCGCGGGCTGCCGCCGTTGCCCCGGCTGGACGTGCCGCCGCCCCCGCCTCCCGGCCATTGGCTGCGCGAGCTGCGGGCGTTGGTCGGTTCCCGGCCCCTCATGACCCCTGGCGCAAACGTGGCAGTGACGAACGAGCGCGGCGAGGTGCTGCTGCTGAAACACGCGGGTACGGGACGCTGGACGCTGCCCGGTGGCAGCCTCGAACCCGGCGAATCGTTCGCGGAATGCGCGGCGCGGGAGCTGCGAGAGAAAACGGGCCTGCGGGCGGCGAGTCTGATTCCGCTGGAAATGTTCGCCGGGGCCGAGTACCGCTTCACCTACCTGAACGGCGACGTCATAGACAACATTTCGGTGCTGTTCCGGGCTGGGGATGTCAGCGGCGAATTTGCCCTCGACCTCACCGAACGTCACGGCGCCGCGTGGTTTGCCCCGGACGCTTTGCCGCCCGTCGGGGAACTGAGTGGGCCGCTGATTCGGGCGCAGGTGGAGGGCTGGCGACGGCTTGGACCGGGTGCAAGTTGA
- a CDS encoding metal-dependent hydrolase, whose protein sequence is MLKIRFLGHSTFLLDDGQHRLLIDPFIEGNPQCPVTLTEALGWQPSAVLVSHAHGDHWGNALDFGKAGVPIVATAEIAGYAGAHGATNAVGMNIGGTYRADWGSVTLTPAWHSSSFPDGTYGGMPTGLVIEFGGQRLYFAGDTALFSDMRLIGDRGLDLAFLPIGDHYTMGPEEAARTLELLRPRVAIPMHYGTFPVLTGDPQVFRAGAERQGVEARVLQPGDTTEL, encoded by the coding sequence ATGCTCAAGATTCGTTTTCTCGGCCACAGCACTTTTCTTCTCGACGACGGCCAGCACCGCCTGCTGATCGACCCGTTTATCGAGGGCAACCCCCAGTGCCCGGTCACGCTGACCGAGGCCCTGGGCTGGCAGCCGAGCGCCGTGCTCGTCAGCCACGCGCACGGCGACCACTGGGGCAATGCCCTGGACTTCGGCAAGGCGGGCGTGCCCATCGTCGCCACCGCCGAAATCGCCGGGTACGCCGGGGCACACGGCGCCACGAACGCGGTCGGCATGAACATCGGCGGCACCTACCGCGCCGACTGGGGCAGCGTGACGCTGACGCCCGCGTGGCATTCGAGTTCTTTCCCAGACGGCACCTACGGCGGGATGCCCACCGGACTGGTCATCGAGTTCGGCGGCCAGCGGCTGTATTTCGCGGGCGACACCGCGCTGTTTTCCGATATGCGCCTGATCGGGGACCGGGGGCTGGACCTCGCCTTTTTGCCCATCGGCGACCACTACACCATGGGGCCGGAAGAAGCCGCCCGCACGCTGGAGCTGCTGCGCCCGCGCGTCGCCATTCCCATGCACTACGGCACCTTTCCGGTGCTGACGGGTGACCCGCAGGTCTTCCGCGCCGGGGCCGAGCGGCAGGGCGTGGAGGCCCGCGTCCTGCAACCGGGCGACACGACCGAGCTGTAA
- a CDS encoding TrmB family transcriptional regulator: MSAVIHLQALGLTEYEARAYTALLALGRAVPARVARQASIPRPKIYETLERLEGRGLAAKVGQNPLEYAPLSAREYLSRSRRSFDDRLAALDRDLSRLAPDPAPEAVYHLNGEAAIRSLAEDMILNARRCVYLAGEQTLAERLERLTPRGVELMRADLADLPPIAAPGQRAFLLARDTEAALIGHFIPEGESGEAHGVHTHNPVIVHLIKGYVKLAAQKKG; the protein is encoded by the coding sequence ATGAGTGCCGTCATTCACCTGCAAGCGCTGGGGCTGACCGAATACGAGGCCAGGGCCTACACGGCGCTGCTGGCCCTGGGACGCGCGGTTCCGGCGCGGGTGGCGCGTCAGGCGAGTATTCCCCGGCCCAAGATCTACGAAACGCTCGAGCGTCTGGAGGGCCGGGGACTGGCCGCCAAGGTGGGTCAGAACCCGCTGGAATACGCGCCGCTTTCTGCCCGCGAGTACCTCTCGCGTTCGCGGCGGTCGTTCGATGACCGGCTCGCCGCCCTGGACCGCGACCTCTCGCGCCTCGCCCCCGACCCGGCGCCCGAGGCGGTCTACCACCTCAACGGCGAGGCGGCGATTCGCAGTCTGGCCGAGGACATGATTCTCAACGCCCGGCGCTGCGTTTATCTGGCCGGGGAGCAGACGCTGGCCGAGCGACTCGAACGCCTGACCCCGCGTGGCGTGGAGCTGATGCGGGCCGACCTCGCCGACCTGCCTCCCATCGCCGCGCCGGGGCAGCGGGCCTTTTTGCTCGCCCGCGACACCGAAGCGGCGCTGATCGGGCATTTCATTCCCGAGGGCGAAAGCGGCGAGGCGCACGGGGTCCACACCCACAACCCGGTGATCGTCCACCTGATCAAGGGGTACGTGAAGCTGGCGGCGCAGAAAAAGGGCTGA